Proteins from a single region of Palaemon carinicauda isolate YSFRI2023 chromosome 1, ASM3689809v2, whole genome shotgun sequence:
- the LOC137638974 gene encoding formin-2-like, with translation MPLTSCALGRRDGGGSGFRHDGTGCSCSLQITSQTSHWAEKQVIWVICYGAETHNPEGVEPLHTSTCLPQTHHRGCCPPNPAEGLVSSPNPSQGQVSSPNPSQGQVSYPNPSRAGVHPNPSQGQVSTPTRHRGWCPPQPVTGAGVHPNPSQGLVSTPTRHRGWCPPQPVTGAGVHPNPSQGLVSTPTRHRGWCPPQPVTGAGVHPNPSQGLVSTPTRHRGWCPPQPVTGAGVHPNPSQGLVSTPTRHRGWCPPQPVTGAGVHPNPSQGLVSTPTRHRGWCPPQPVTGAGVHPNPSQGLVSTPTRHRGWCPPQPVTGAGVHPNPSQGLVSTPTRHRGWCPPQPVTGAGVHPNPSQGLVSTPTRHRGWCPPQPVTGAGVHPNPSQGLVSTPTRHRGWCPPQPVTGAGVHPNPSQGLVSTPTRHRGWCPPQPVTGAGVHPNPSQGLVSTPTRHRGWCPPQPVTGAGVHPNPSRAGVHPQPVTGWCPPQPVTGVGVHPKPVTGASVLTNASQEPSVLPNPSGVSILPAPSPRVRVLPDQSQGSASCPTSHQGPASCPTSHQGPASCPTSHQGPASCPTSHGGTRPARPVTGARVLPDQSQGSESCLSSHRGLCPA, from the exons atgcccctgacatcatgtgccctagggcgacgtgatggaggagggtctggattcaggcaTGATGGGActggctgcagctgttctcttcagataacatcTCAGACGTCTCACTGGGCAGAGAAGCaggtgatctgggtcatctgttacggagcggagactcacaaccctgaaggagtcgaacc CCTTCACACTAGCACATGTCTACCCCAAACCCATCATAGGGGATGTTGTCCTCCCAACCCAGCAGAGGGTCTGGTGTCCTCCCCCAACCCGTCACAGGGGCAGGTGTCCTCCCCCAACCCGTCACAGGGGCAGGTGTCCTACCCCAACCCGTCACGGGCAGGTGTCCACCCCAACCCGTCACAGGGGCAGGTGTCCACCCCAACCCGTCACAGGGGCTGGTGTCCACCCCAACCCGTCACAGGGGCTGGTGTCCACCCCAACCCGTCACAGGGGCTGGTGTCCACCCCAACCCGTCACAGGGGCTGGTGTCCACCCCAACCCGTCACAGGGGCTGGTGTCCACCCCAACCCGTCACAGGGGCTGGTGTCCACCCCAACCCGTCACAGGGGCTGGTGTCCACCCCAACCCGTCACAGGGGCTGGTGTCCACCCCAACCCGTCACAGGGGCTGGTGTCCACCCCAACCCGTCACAGGGGCTGGTGTCCACCCCAACCCGTCACAGGGGCTGGTGTCCACCCCAACCCGTCACAGGGGCTGGTGTCCACCCCAACCCGTCACAGGGGCTGGTGTCCACCCCAACCCGTCACAGGGGCTGGTGTCCACCCCAACCCGTCACAGGGGCTGGTGTCCACCCCAACCCGTCACAGGGGCTGGTGTCCACCCCAACCCGTCACAGGGGCTGGTGTCCACCCCAACCCGTCACAGGGGCTGGTGTCCACCCCAACCCGTCACAGGGGCTGGTGTCCACCCCAACCCGTCACAGGGGCTGGTGTCCACCCCAACCCGTCACAGGGGCTGGTGTCCACCCCAACCCGTCACAGGGGCTGGTGTCCACCCCAACCCGTCACAGGGGCTGGTGTCCACCCCAACCCGTCACAGGGGCTGGTGTCCACCCCAACCCGTCACAGGGGCTGGTGTCCACCCCAACCCGTCACAGGGGCTGGTGTCCACCCCAACCCGTCACAGGGGCTGGTGTCCACCCCAACCCGTCACAGGGGCTGGTGTCCACCCCAACCCGTCACAGGGGCTGGTGTCCACCCCAACCCGTCACAGGGGCTGGTGTCCACCCCAACCCGTCACAGGGGCTGGTGTCCACCCCAACCCGTCACAGGGGCTGGTGTCCACCCCAACCCGTCACAGGGGCTGGTGTCCACCCCAACCCGTCACAGGGGCTGGTGTCCACCCCAACCCGTCACAGGGGCTGGTGTCCACCCCAACCCGTCACGGGCTGGTGTCCACCCCCAACCCGTCACGGGCTGGTGCCCACCCCAACCAGTCACAGGGGTTGGTGTCCACCCCAAACCCGTCACAGGAGCTAGTGTCCTCACTAATGCTTCACAGGAGCCGAGTGTCCTCCCTAACCCGTCAG GAGTTAGCATTCTCCCTGCCCCGTCACCAAGGGTCCGCGTCCTGCCCGACCAGTCACAGGGGTCCGCGTCCTGCCCGACCAGTCACCAAGGGCCCGCGTCCTGCCCGACCAGTCACCAAGGGCCCGCGTCCTGCCCGACCAGTCACCAAGGGCCCGCGTCCTGCCCGACCAGTCACGGGGGCACGCGTCCTGCCCGACCAGTCACGGGGGCACGCGTCCTGCCCGACCAGTCACAGGGGTCCGAGTCCTGCCTGAGCAGTCACAGGGGTCTGTGTcctgcctga